A region from the Dysidea avara chromosome 15, odDysAvar1.4, whole genome shotgun sequence genome encodes:
- the LOC136245285 gene encoding bromodomain and WD repeat-containing protein 3-like → MEITYYYCDTVDVDEGLEAGHMGRGRGGSRGGRGRGGQSWQRGRGWRRYQWPRGGARGQWRGGRWTRGGGRGRHYRAWQGEWERWQMVGDVRELLRSETFNSNTMILCNYVQM, encoded by the exons ATGGAAATAACTTATTACTACTGTGACACAGTGGACGTGGACGAAGGCCTAGAAGCAggccatat GGGACGAGGTAGGGGTGGAAGCAGAGGAGGTAGAGGGCGAGGGGGACAAAG TTGGCAGAGAGGTAGAGGATGGAGAAG ATATCAATGGCCTAGAGGAGGAGCTAGAGGCCAGTGGAG AGGTGGGCGTTGGACTAGAGGGGGAGGAAG AGGTAGACACTACAGGGCTTGGCAAGGTGAATGGGAAAG ATGGCAAATGGTTGGGGACGTAAG AGAGTTGTTAAGATCTGAAAC ATTTAACTCCAACACAATGatattatgtaattatgtaCAAATGTGA